A region of Toxorhynchites rutilus septentrionalis strain SRP chromosome 1, ASM2978413v1, whole genome shotgun sequence DNA encodes the following proteins:
- the LOC129761164 gene encoding uncharacterized protein LOC129761164 has translation MTLNDRWKLAQEQHLCRRCLVSHGKFPCKASTCGENGCEERHHKLLHLGKPQIVEVPKTTSMVTVHRKLQPTILFRILPVTLHGNGKVIDTYAFLDDGSSTTLVESHIAKELGVRGDVNPLCLQWTNDIERTENESQLINLEISGDGHTKRHPLRRIHTVEKMNLPVQSLNYSEISQQFSHLRGLPVRNYKSAVPTILIGLDNSYLKTSLKCREGSRNEPIASKTRLGWTVYGAINAGPDSKVQLQFHICARSPDQELHDLVKDFFALESVGSISPIVESDDDIRARAILERTTVRTPTGRFQTGLLWKHDYIQFPNSRPMAERRLQCLERRLASKPELYDKLREQMKEYQSKEYAYKLSQVKIAALDANRTWFLPSNVVINPRKPNKLRLVWDAAAKVQGQSLNSNLLAGPDLLTPLPAVLCPFRQFQVAITADISEMFHQILIQPEDRSAQLFLWRDHPSKQFEVFAMKVATFGSTCSPSAAQFIKNRNAQEFSKQFPQAAEAILKHHYVDDFLYSVDTMKEAVQIAQQVKEIHSKAGFHIRNWLSNSSDFLTRVGERNVETSKYFAATKSTTSERVLGMIWKPDPDIFVFQGLFREEMLPLIQGNYIQTKRQTFRIVMSIFDPLGLVAVFVVHGKMLIQNIWRSKIGWDERIPDELVSQWERWLTLLQQLEQIQIPRSYFPGSSSGIYRSLELHIFVDASEEAFAAVAYFRIIEQQTVRCVLVSAKTKVAPLKPISIPRLELMAAVLGVKLAKSVEEYHTLAITRRVFWSDSSTALSWIRSDQRKYRQFVAFRVTEILENSQVDEWRWIPSRWNVADEATKWGKGPSINNSSRWFQAPAFLYHHPDLWPHQDLRVTETPEELRPIHIHHQITIVEQLIVFGKFSKWEHLVRAVAYVLRYLWKLRRRVKKQTAGTTNWLNQDELRKAESEIFKQIQQEAYGDEIITLIRNKQLPMEQQLGLEKTSKLRKLSPFLDKHSVIRMDSRASISEYFSTDFKFPVILPKGHYGTQLLINWYHRQLKHRNAETAVNEMRQRFHVSEMRAAFRQVRKLCQWCKIYKAVPAVPRMAPLPPERTTSYIRPFSFVGVDYFGPMLIRQGRSDVKRWVAIFTCLTIRAMHLEVSHSLSTESFKLAIRRFIDRRGAPAEIFSDQGTNFVGANNELKKELQQMYTSLASTFTNTATQWRFNPPLSPHMGGGGVGNA, from the coding sequence ATGACCTTGAACGACCGATGGAAACTCGCCCAAGAGCAACATTTATGCCGCCGTTGTCTGGTATCTCATGGAAAATTTCCGTGTAAAGCGTCCACTTGCGGTGAGAATGGATGTGAGGAacgtcaccataaacttcttcATCTTGGAAAGCCACAGATCGTTGAAGTTCCGAAGACAACTAGTATGGTTACTGTGCATCGCAAACTCCAACCAACTATCCTTTTCCGGATACTGCCTGTAACACTGCATGGGAATGGCAAAGTCATTGATACATATGCGTTCCTAGATGACGGTTCATCCACCACACTGGTGGAATCCCACATCGCAAAGGAATTGGGAGTGAGAGGCGACGTAAATCCACTCTGTCTTCAGTGGACAAATGACATCGAGCGTACAGAAAACGAGTCACAACTGATTAATCTGGAAATCTCTGGTGATGGTCATACGAAACGGCATCCATTAAGAAGGATCCACACAGTTGAAAAAATGAATCTACCAGTTCAGTCACTGAATTATTCGGAAATCAGTCAACAATTTTCTCATCTTCGTGGGTTACCAGTCCGTAACTATAAAAGTGCAGTTCCTACCATTTTAATTGGTTTAGACAACTCATATTTAAAAACATCTCTGAAATGTCGTGAAGGTTCCAGAAATGAACCGATTGCTTCCAAAACTCGGTTAGGTTGGACGGTTTATGGAGCCATCAACGCTGGTCCTGATTCTAAAGTCCAGTTACAGTTTCACATCTGTGCTCGTTCGCCCGATCAGGAGCTCCATGATCTCGTGAAGGACTTTTTCGCTTTGGAAAGCGTTGGTTCAATTTCACCGATCGTAGAAAGCGACGATGACATTCGTGCACGTGCAATACTTGAGCGCACTACGGTTCGAACACCTACGGGGAGATTTCAGACGGGCTTGCTGTGGAAACACGACTATATTCAGTTTCCAAACAGCAGACCAATGGCGGAAAGAAGACTCCAGTGCCTTGAACGTCGCTTGGCGTCCAAACCAGAGCTTTACGACAAATTGCGAGAGCAGATGAAGGAGTATCAATCCAAAGAATATGCCTACAAACTCAGCCAGGTGAAAATAGCCGCATTAGACGCGAATAGGACTTGGTTCTTACCGTCGAACGTCGTAATCAATCCAAGAAAGCCAAACAAATTACGTTTAGTGTGGGATGCTGCAGCCAAGGTCCAGGGTCAGTCATTGAACTCCAATCTACTAGCTGGTCCTGATCTCCTTACTCCGCTTCCCGCTGTACTTTGTCCATTCCGACAATTCCAAGTCGCCATCACAGCGGATATTTCGGAAATGTTCCACCAAATATTGATACAACCGGAAGATCGATCGGCGCAGCTGTTTCTTTGGAGAGATCATCCGTCGAAACAATTTGAGGTTTTCGCAATGAAAGTGGCGACGTTTGGATCTACGTGCTCCCCATCCGCAGcacaattcataaaaaatcgaaacgcTCAAGAATTTTCTAAGCAGTTTCCACAAGCGGCTGAAGCGATCTTAAAACATCACTATGTGGATGATTTTTTGTACAGTGTAGACACGATGAAGGAGGCGGTACAAATTGCGCAACAAGTGAAGGAAATCCACTCAAAAGCTGGCTTCCATATCCGTAACTGGCTCTCGAACTCCAGCGACTTTCTAACACGGGTCGGGGAAAGGAACGTGGAAACGTCGAAGTACTTCGCAGCGACCAAGTCAACTACTAGTGAACGAGTTCTCGGCATGATTTGGAAACCAGATCCAGATATTTTCGTGTTCCAAGGGTTGTTTCGCGAAGAAATGCTACCGCTGATCCAGGGTAATTACATTCAAACCAAGAGACAGACCTTTCGGATCGTGATGAGCATATTTGATCCCTTAGGATTGGTAGCTGTTTTTGTGGTCCACGGAAAAATGCTCATTCAGAACATCTGGCGTTCGAAAATCGGATGGGACGAGCGTATACCCGATGAGCTAGTTAGTCAATGGGAGCGCTGGTTGACCCTGTTGCAGCAACTTGAGCAAATACAAATACCCCGAAGTTACTTTCCTGGCAGTTCAAGTGGGATCTATCGTTCACTTGAGCTGCATATTTTCGTGGATGCCAGTGAGGAGGCCTTTGCCGCTGTCGCATATTTCCGAATCATCGAACAACAAACAGTTCGCTGCGTTCTTGTTTCAGCGAAGACAAAGGTTGCTCCACTAAAGCCCATATCGATTCCTAGATTGGAATTAATGGCGGCCGTTCTTGGGGTGAAACTTGCCAAATCGGTCGAAGAATACCACACCCTAGCTATTACACGCAGAGTATTTTGGAGCGACTCCAGCACCGCACTTTCGTGGATACGTTCAGACCAGAGAAAATATCGACAGTTTGTTGCTTTCCGGGTGACTGAGATTCTTGAGAATTCTCAGGTAGACGAGTGGCGATGGATTCCTTCTCGTTGGAACGTAGCGGACGAAGCAACGAAGTGGGGCAAGGGACCTTCTATCAACAACAGTAGTCGCTGGTTCCAAGCACCAGCTTTTCTCTATCACCATCCTGATCTATGGCCTCATCAAGATCTACGTGTTACAGAGACACCAGAAGAGCTTCGCCCCATCCACATTCACCATCAAATTACAATAGTTGAGCAGCTGATCGTGTTCGGAAAGTTCTCAAAATGGGAACACTTGGTGCGAGCTGTAGCGTATGTTCTCAGATATCTTTGGAAACTGCGCCGCAGAGTCAAAAAGCAAACTGCAGGAACGACGAATTGGTTGAATCAGGACGAGTTACGAAAGGCAGAGTCAGAGATTTTTAAGCAAATCCAGCAAGAGGCTTACGGAGATGAAATCATCACACTTATTAGAAATAAACAGCTACCGATGGAACAGCAACTAGGTTTGGAGAAAACGagcaagcttcgcaagttatcaCCTTTCCTGGATAAGCACAGTGTCATTCGTATGGACAGTAGAGCTTCGATTTCCGAGTACTTTTCAACAGACTTCAAGTTTCCTGTAATCCTTCCGAAAGGCCACTATGGAACTCAGTTGCTGATAAATTGGTACCATCGTCAACTCAAACATCGGAACGCAGAGACAGCAGTGAACGAGATGCGTCAGAGATTCCACGTATCAGAAATGAGAGCGGCGTTTCGACAGGTCAGAAAACTTTGCCAATGGTGTAAGATCTACAAAGCGGTCCCTGCAGTACCTAGGATGGCTCCCTTGCCCCCAGAGAGGACCACATCCTACATTCGTCCATTTTCTTTCGTTGGCGTGGACTACTTTGGACCAATGTTAATCAGACAAGGACGCAGTGATGTGAAGCGGTGGGTGGCGATATTTACTTGCCTCACTATACGTGCTATGCATTTAGAGGTGTCGCACAGCTTGTCCACGGAGTCCTTTAAACTGGCAATTCGGAGATTCATCGACAGGAGGGGGGCTCCTGCCGAAATATTTAGCGATCAGGGAACCAACTTTGTTGGTGCAAACAACGAGTTGAAGAAGGAGTTGCAGCAAATGTACACAAGTCTGGCTTCAACGTTCACTAATACAGCAACGCAGTGGCGTTTCAACCCTCCGCTTTCACCGCatatggggggggggggtgttggGAACGCATGA